In one Bombyx mori chromosome 4, ASM3026992v2 genomic region, the following are encoded:
- the LOC101742267 gene encoding meiotic recombination protein SPO11, with protein sequence MELIHKQVPMLRDLALNPVFSFKQDLKLIAVIDKLAVDGRCDMTENKNVLTLPERKLGFSEVQRMLKGCCEDKAFQKLDIKLDEKHSIRKSLIKKVEEILNGINEDAENGNVPKLVIRNQRLWSNCVYDLDRVTLKCFNEAKTSTITYSSSEDKTRFNTIVFVLTKVHELLIKNLTVTRRELFYQNVIRLRNQANLDVAVRDVCCLLDTPPWNLGIVATAKGLIAGPLTIKHRDGSVTDCMASSGVLIPQDVNGITEFQSTAKYILVVEKDAIFQKLLDEGALIRLGPVIILTGKGYPDVCTRQLLCRLCKELRLRALALVDADPHGYEIFLTYKYGSLAQSHLSSSLACSSIVMLGARHHDAMTLAPTEARLALTERDKRKLLSLLKRPYLDNSNGGRIREELQVMLSSGTKAEIEALAPNSGELCDAYLPAKLIQGDYLR encoded by the exons ATGGAGCTAATTCATAAACAAGTACCGATGTTAAGAGACTTGGCATTGAATCCGGTCTTCTCTTTTAAACAAGATTTGAAGTTGATAGCGGTGATTGATAAATTAGCGGTCGATGGGAGATGCGATAtgactgaaaataaaaatgttctaaCGTTACCTGAACGTAAATTAGGATTCTCTGAAGTGCAGCGAATGCTGAAAGGATGCTGCGAGGATAAAG CATTTCAGAAACTCGACATTAAGTTAGACGAAAAACATTCCATACGaaaatctttaattaaaaaggtGGAAGAAATTCTAAACGGCATCAACGAGGACGCTGAAAATGGGAATGTACCAAAACTAGTTATCAGGAATCAAAGACTTTGGAGTAATTGTGTTTATGATTTAGACCG AGTGACATTAAAATGTTTCAATGAAGCAAAGACATCAACAATAACTTACTCTAGCTCAGAAGACAAAACTAGATTTAACACGATCGTGTTTGTATTGACTAAAGTACAcgaattgttaattaaaaacctaACAGTAACTAGAAG GGAATTATTCTATCAAAATGTGATAAGACTGCGCAATCAAGCGAACCTTGACGTCGCAGTCAGAGATGTCTGTTGTTTGTTGGACACTCCGCCATGGAATCTTGGTATTGTAGCAACTGCTAAAGGCTTGATAGCTGGACCTCTTACTATTAAACATAGGGACGGATCTGTGACAGACTGCATGGCTTCAAGCG GGGTCCTAATTCCGCAAGACGTGAACGGAATAACAGAATTTCAGTCGACAGCAAAGTACATTTTGGTTGTGGAGAAGGATGCCATATTTCAAAAGTTACTCGATGAAGGAGCTTTGATCAGACTAGGTCCTGTTATTATACTTACG GGTAAGGGTTATCCGGACGTTTGTACTAGACAGTTGTTGTGTCGTCTATGCAAGGAATTGCGTTTGAGGGCCCTGGCTCTTGTGGACGCAGATCCCCACGGCTATGAGATATTCCTCACATATAAATACGGTTCATTG GCACAGTCGCATCTCTCGTCTTCTCTAGCCTGTAGTTCTATAGTAATGCTTGGGGCTCGTCACCATGACGCCATGACTCTCGCTCCTACTGAAGCGCGATTGGCACTCACTGAACGCGATAAAAGAAAACTATTATCTTTATTGAAAAGACCTTATTTGGATAATAGTAACG GAGGTCGTATTAGGGAAGAGTTACAAGTAATGCTATCTAGCGGTACAAAGGCGGAAATAGAAGCACTCGCTCCGAACAGTGGCGAGCTCTGTGACGCTTACTTACCTGCTAAACTTATACAAGGAGATTATTTGCGATAA
- the LOC101742112 gene encoding inactive dipeptidyl peptidase 10, producing MHATGHTDRSGGGGGGGSWRLPPDETLQVADPKSAKEEDLYQGDGHNWRSIIFSLMVIGFVIAGIVTAIYLLGYVDELLYWSGRRMRLDEFLRGDLTGERLPTTWVSSHQLVYQADDGGLLALDTFNNTLTVLVTNHTLRQLNVRWYQCSPNLRYVLFQHNIKEVYRRTFTAYYTVYDVTNDHHIPLFGEGQSSWEWQHAAWLGPDGSLLLAADNEVLARPGPPARRAPLLRLTNDSSPGRIYNGVSDWLYQEEVTKTSSATWGSIDGTLVMYVQYDDSSVSELRFPRIAEGIGGAGASRTGFLLPTLNNTHHTVFPDHVTIRYPTPGSSIPKVKLWIVAVLNTTSPPRWEVKPPSTLDGMEYYFISAQWVGKENSHVGVVWMNRAQNLTVYSSCYAPNWTCTESHSEKATDEPWLEVHQQPVYSEDGSAFLLLAAVQEGGGQYYTHIKHVDVIRQRIAVLSHGKVEVAEILAWDQENNLVYYLGSADRPGQRQVYVVRDPNYSGGSNSVKARAEREEPRCLTCELAVWPARLHYANCSFWRAIFSPAKPRVGITHYVLECRGPGPPLAGLHDARTHKLERILYDTRPYRSVRLRELALPTRRSFEVQLGTGSKARVQLLLPPSWREELRDAAFPVLVHVDGRPGSQQVTEEFVVDWGSYMSSRNDVVYVKLDVAGARGLPRALLRGRLGGVEVADQLAVIRYLLETFKFLDVTRVAVWGWGYGGYVTAMLLGSQQTTLKCGIAVSPITDWLYYNAAFTERILGKPSVNYKGYVEADASQRAHHVPAHALYLIHGMADMSAPYPHSLQLARALTDAGVLFRYQAYADEGHDLKGVIEHVYRSMEDFLRECLSLDPEDTKLPPPDR from the exons GATCTGTACCAAGGGGATGGCCACAACTGGAGGagtataatattttcattaatggTCATAGGTTTTGTCATAGCCGGTATTGTgactgctatttatttattagg ATATGTGGACGAATTACTATATTGGTCGGGTCGTCGTATGCGTTTGGACGAATTTCTGCGGGGCGATTTGACCGGAGAGCGTTTGCCGACCACCTGGGTGAGCTCTCACCAGCTCGTCTACCAGGCCGACGACGGAGGTCTACTGGCTCTGGACACCTTCAACAACACGCTCACTGTGCTCGTGACGAACCATACATTG agaCAACTAAACGTCCGATGGTACCAATGCTCACCGAATTTAAGATACGTACTGTTTCAACACAATATCAAAGag GTTTATCGACGAACGTTTACAGCGTACTATACCGTTTATGACGTTACCAACGA TCACCACATTCCACTGTTCGGAGAGGGACAGAGCAGCTGGGAGTGGCAACACGCGGCGTGGCTCGGTCCCGACGGGTCGCTGCTGCTAGCCGCTGACAACGAGGTGCTCGCAAGGCCCGGACCTCCCGCGCGGAGGGCACCCCTACTACGACTCACCAACGACTCCAGCCCTGGACGTATTTACAATGGAGTCTCAGACTGGTTGTATCAAG AGGAGGTGACGAAAACTTCATCCGCGACATGGGGTTCGATAGACGGCACGCTGGTGATGTACGTGCAGTACGACGACAGCAGCGTGTCCGAGCTCCGGTTCCCGCGCATCGCGGAGGGCATCGGCGGCGCCGGAGCCTCGCGGACCGGCTTCCTGCTGCCCACGCTCAACAACACGCACCACACCGTTTTTCCAGATCATGTTACTATCAGATATCCCACG CCTGGCAGTTCAATACCAAAAGTCAAACTATGGATTGTAGCTGTTCTGAATACTACATCACCTCCTCGATGGGAAGTGAAACCTCCGAGTACATTAGATGGAAT GGAATATTACTTCATATCAGCCCAGTGGGTGGGCAAAGAGAATTCTCATGTAGGTGTAGTGTGGATGAACCGTGCACAGAATCTCACTGTTTATAGCAGTTGTTACGCTCCGAATTGGACATGTACAGAG TCACATTCAGAGAAAGCGACAGATGAGCCTTGGTTAGAAGTCCATCAACAGCCAGTATATTCAGAGGACGGTAGCGCTTTCCTCCTACTAGCTGCAGTTCAAGAGGGTGGAGGACAGTACTATACTCACATCAAGCACGTTGATGTCATACGACAACGTATAGCCGTGCTGTCGCATGGGAAAGTAGAAGTCGCCGAAATCCTGGCGTGGGACCAGgaaaataatttagtttattatttag GCAGTGCAGATAGACCTGGTCAGAGACAGGTCTATGTGGTCCGAGACCCTAATTATAGCGGTGGAAGTAACTCGGTGAAAGCTCGAGCCGAAAGGGAAGAGCCGCGTTGCCTTACCTGTGAGCTGGCGGTGTGGCCCGCGCGGTTGCATTACGCCAACTGTTCATTCTGGCGCGCCATTTTCTCCCCGGCTAAGCCGAGAGTGGGGATAACGCATTACGTGCTGGAGTGCAGAGGTCCTGGACCACCATTAGCGGGGTTACATGATGCTAGGACACATAAGCTAGAAAGAATTTTATATGACACGAGGCCTTATAG ATCAGTTCGATTGCGCGAGTTAGCGTTGCCTACTCGCCGGTCGTTCGAAGTACAGCTGGGCACGGGGTCCAAAGCTCGGGTCCAGCTGCTCCTGCCGCCTTCGTGGCGAGAGGAACTGCGTGATGCTGCCTTTCCGGTGCTTGTTCATGT CGACGGCAGACCGGGTAGCCAGCAAGTGACTGAGGAGTTTGTAGTGGATTGGGGCTCATACATGTCGTCTCGCAACGACGTGGTATACGTAAAGCTGGACGTGGCGGGTGCGCGCGGTCTACCCAGGGCCCTGCTGCGGGGTCGCCTCGGGGGAGTTGAAGTAGCTGACCAATTGGCTGTTATTAG ATATTTGTTAGAAACGTTCAAGTTTTTAGACGTAACTAGAGTTGCTGTGTGGGGTTGGGGCTATGGTGGGTACGTGACGGCCATGTTGCTCGGCTCTCAGCAGACCACGCTGAAGTGCGGTATTGCTGTTTCGCCGATCACTGATTGGCTTTATTATa ATGCAGCATTCACGGAGCGTATTTTGGGCAAACCGTCCGTGAACTACAAAGGCTACGTAGAGGCGGACGCATCTCAGCGTGCGCACCACGTGCCCGCGCATGCGCTGTACCTCATACACGGCATGGCTGATATGAGCGCTCCCTACCCGCACTCCCTGCAATTAGCCAGGGCGCTCACTGACGCCGGCGTGCTCTttagatatcag GCCTACGCAGACGAAGGGCACGACTTAAAAGGCGTCATCGAGCACGTGTACCGTTCAATGGAAGACTTCCTTCGCGAGTGCCTCTCCCTCGACCCAGAAGACACCAAGTTGCCTCCTCCCGACAGATAG